In Coleofasciculus sp. FACHB-T130, the following proteins share a genomic window:
- a CDS encoding NAD(P)H dehydrogenase subunit NdhS, whose protein sequence is MILPGAVVQVKNTNDIYYGYKGLVQRVGEGKAAVLFEGGNWDKLVTFQLSELELAETTAGRKKAK, encoded by the coding sequence ATGATTCTGCCTGGAGCGGTCGTTCAAGTAAAGAACACTAACGATATCTACTACGGCTATAAAGGGCTAGTCCAACGGGTTGGCGAGGGAAAGGCAGCAGTCCTATTTGAAGGGGGAAATTGGGATAAACTCGTCACCTTCCAACTATCAGAATTAGAACTTGCAGAGACAACAGCAGGTCGCAAAAAAGCAAAATAA
- a CDS encoding HAS-barrel domain-containing protein — MRLPLPQFATGDRPANHIAEVIETATTEFLAQCLDPEDLSFPVMPAFGSWVKATDEESGNLVFAVVYHAATSPIDSIHRARALGLSLQELREQQPQIFAMLKTEFRAAIVGFEATHQGVNGSKRLGGTIYQYLPPRPPQIHQAVYQCEPEEIVHFSEQMDFLRTLLQVMGAPVEALIAAAIREIYQLRKADRDWLVQAGRTLSVLLKDDYDRLRYILSQIRL; from the coding sequence ATGCGACTTCCCCTGCCACAGTTTGCCACAGGCGATCGCCCCGCCAACCATATTGCTGAGGTGATTGAGACGGCAACGACTGAATTCCTGGCACAGTGTCTCGATCCAGAAGACTTGAGCTTCCCTGTCATGCCAGCCTTTGGCAGTTGGGTCAAAGCTACGGATGAAGAGTCGGGAAATCTCGTCTTTGCTGTTGTTTATCATGCGGCGACCAGTCCCATTGATTCCATTCACCGCGCAAGAGCCTTGGGGCTATCATTGCAGGAACTGCGAGAGCAGCAACCCCAAATATTTGCCATGCTGAAAACCGAGTTCCGCGCCGCTATTGTTGGTTTTGAAGCTACCCATCAAGGGGTCAATGGTTCTAAGCGCCTGGGTGGAACGATTTATCAGTACCTGCCGCCTCGTCCGCCGCAAATTCATCAAGCGGTTTACCAGTGCGAACCGGAGGAAATTGTTCACTTCAGCGAACAGATGGATTTCTTAAGAACCTTATTGCAGGTCATGGGTGCGCCGGTGGAGGCGCTGATTGCAGCAGCGATTCGAGAAATTTATCAACTACGCAAGGCTGACCGTGACTGGTTGGTGCAGGCAGGACGGACCCTCAGCGTCCTTCTCAAGGACGACTACGACCGCTTGAGGTATATTTTGAGCCAAATCCGTTTATAG